The Nitrospirota bacterium DNA segment GGCATATGGTCTGGGAGGAGGGCGTATTGTTCCCGTTGTGGGAGAAAAAAACCGGCATGACCGAAGGAGGCCCCACCTTCGTCATGCGCCAGGAGCACCGCGAGATCGGAGAAAGTTTGGCCGCGATCGATCGCAAGATGCAGGCGCAGAATCCGGAGAGCGATCAGGAAGAACAGACGTTCGTGGATCTGCTTGAGCGGCACAACATGACGGAAGAGGAGGTCCTCTATTCGGCGATCGATAGGGCGACCAGCGCGGACGAGCGAGAGGGGGTGTTCCAGGATATGAACAAAATACCAGAGAGCCGCTACAAGGGCTGGTGTGGAACGCATTGACAGAGATCGAGTGAAAGGGTGATGTGATGACCGATTCGATGCGCAAAACTCTCCGGGGGCTATCTTGTGCCGGCTTCCTTCTCATGGGTTGGTGGGCGATCCAATCGACACACATGTCAGACATGAATGTATGGGCCGGTTCGCAGCAGTCGGAGAAGAGGGCACAGGTTCAAGCCGATGCCGAGCGTGGGAGAGCGGTCTTCAACGGGAAAGGCGTCTGCTACTACTGCCACGGCATTGATGGGAACAGGGACCAAGAACCGCAACTCGCGGCAGATACGGCTGCGCTCATCGCGCAACTCGATCCTTCGCCGCCCGACCTCAGGCAACGAAAGACGCTTCGATTGACTACCGACAAAGCCCGGTTCAACGCCATACGAGAAGGCCATCCCGGCACAGGTATGTTCCCCGATACTACGATGACGACTCAGGAGCTCACGGACACCCTGGCATTTCTGGCCCTGTTGAGGAGCGAAGGAGCGGGCGGCAAGGCCCGTCGGTCGCGGTGAGAGAGAACGGACGCGGCAGGTTGCAGCGAGAGCCGATGGTCCCTGAAGAGATAGCGTCAACGAAACAGGGGGGAGCAATGATGACCATTGAAGAAAAAATCAAGAAGATCGTGGAGTGGATTAATCCGGAAGAACGGGTCACGGTCCATTTCCGTGATGCACAGAACCTGAACGCGGAAGTCACAGGCTGCAGTTCGCAGTTAGTGGACCTGTCCATCGAAACTCAGGTGCCCCATGTCAGGCAACGTATCTCGGTGCCGCTCAGTCGCACGGACCTGTCCGAAGATCTCTCCCACTATACCCGGGATCCTGAGCGACCGCTGAAACATCGACGGCTGATGCTGGTCGTCGATGAGAAACGACCGCCGATCGTCTACTAGCAGAGAAGGGATCTGCAGATGGCCTCGAAGGCATCGTCATCGATGGGAGCGACAGGCCTTGGCAGGCGATAAGCCAATGAAGCTGGTCATCATGTGCGGACCAGGGAGCAGCGAGACATGTTAGCGTATTTTTTTAATCGACCCCTCCCGCCAGGGCTCGAGGGATTGGCTGAACTCGCACTCGATCTTCGTTGGACCTGGAGCCACGCGACCGACCGGCTGTGGGAACGGCTGGATCCCGAGGCCTGGGAACGTACCGGTAACCCCTACTTTATCTTGCAGAGTGTCTCGCAAGCCCGTTTGGAAGAGGCCGCCGGGGATCCGGAGTTCGCAGCGGAACTGCGAACATGGCTCGCGCAGCGGCAGCGCTATTTGCAAGACCCCGGCTGGTTCGGACGTGAGCGAGGCGCACGAGGCCCGAAAGGGATTGCCTATTTCAGTATGGAGTTCGGGCTGGGAGAAGCGCTGCCGATCTATTCGGGAGGCCTGGGTATTCTGGCGGGTGACTTCCTGAAAACCGCAAGCGACTTAGGGGTACCGGTCGTCGGGATCGGCCTCCTGTACCAACAGGGATACTTTCGGCAAATCCTGGATCCTGATGGCCGGCAAGGCGAGGCCTTTCCGTATAACGATCCCATGACACTCCCTATCACGCCGACGCCTGATCGCGAAGGAGGCTGGCTGCGAATCCGCTTGGAATTGCCGGGACGGGCCATTCTCTTGCGGGTCTGGCAGGCACGGGTGGGTAAAGTAACCTTGTACTTATTGGATAGCAACGACCTGCTCAATAGCCCTCCTGACCGCGGCGCCACGGCACATCTCTATCCCAGTGATGAGCGGATGCGCCTGACGCAGGAGATCATTCTCGGGATCGGAGGGTGGCGCGTGCTCGAAGAGCTCGGCCTCGATGTCGAGATCTGCCACCTCAACGAGGGTCATGCCGCCTTTGCGGTGCTGGCGCGTTCCCTCAGCTTCATGCGCCGGACGGGGCATCCGTTCCCGGTGGCGCTCAGGGCTACCAGAGCCGGCAACGTGTTCACCACTCATACGCCGGTCGAAGCTGCGTTCGACCGGTTTTCCCACGAGCTCATTCGCCCGTATGCCGCGCATCTTGCGGATCTGGTCCAGGTGCCGATGGACGATCTGCTCGCGTTGGGACGTAAGGATCCACGCGACCGGAACGAGCCTTTCAACATGGCCTTTTTAGCGATGCGAGGGAGCGGCTCGGTCAATGGAGTCAGTCGGCTCCATGGCGCCGTCAGCCGGGGAATTTTTCAGTCGCTCTTTCCCGGCTGGCCGTCGTCCGAGGTCCCGATCGGACATGTGACAAACGGCGTGCATATGCCCTCCTGGGATTCACGCGAGGCGGATGCATTGTGGACCGGGACCTGCGGCAAAGAACGATGGCTGGGCAGGCTCGATGAAATGTGCGCCTCCATCGGTCAGGTGAGTGACGACGACTTGTGGTCGATTCGCGCATCCGAGCGATATGCCCTGATTCGATACACCCGCCGCCGGTTGGTTCGCCAGATGCGGGAACGGGGTGCGGCGGCAGAGCATGTCCGACTGGCGGAACAGATCCTGGACCCCAATACGATCACCTTGGGTTTTGCCAGACGGTTCGCCTCGTACAAACGTCCGACCCTCATGCTGCAGGATCCGGATCGGCTTGCACGGCTGCTCTGCCATCCGGACCGTCCCGTCCAGTTGATCGTGGCCGGCAAGGCGCACCCTCATGATGAGGAAGGTAAACGTCTGGTGCACGAGCTGACTCGCTTCTCGACACGAGCGGATATCTGGAGTCGGATCGTGTTCCTGGAGGACTACGATATGACGTTGGCGCAGTACCTCGTGGCCGGCATCGATGTCTGGCTCAATACTCCCAGGAGGCCGTGGGAGGCCTGCGGAACCAGCGGGATGAAGGTGCTGGTCAATGGAGGCCTCAACCTATCGGAGCTGGACGGATGGTGGGCCGAGGCCTATGCGCCGGAGGTGGGCTGGGCATTGGGCGACGGTCGGGAGCATCCTGAACCGGAGTACGATGCGGTGGAAGCCACGAAGCTCTACGAGCTGTTGGAGCAGCAAGTCGTCCCGGAGTTTTACGATCGAGATCATGCCGGGATTCCACATGCGTGGCTGACGCGTATCCGGGCGAGCATGTCACGCCTCACCCCGCAGTTCAGCAGCAACCGGATGGTGCGCGAGTATGTGGATACGATCTATTCCGCAGCGAGTGTGTCGGTGGGACGTCGTCTCGAAAACGGGGGTAAGCTGGCGGCTGAATTAGAAGCCTGGCATGCCAGGGTAGGACAAGGTTGGAGAGAGATCCGGTTCGGCGACCTCCAGATCACCAGCCAGGGGAACCACTGGCACTTCGAAGTGCCCGTCTATTTCGGGGACCTTGAGCCCGACCAGGTACGAGTAGAACTCTATGCTGATCCGCTGAACGACGGAGACCGGCCCACGCACATTGCGATGCGACAGGTGAGGACGATCCCCGGCGCGGTACATGGGTATCTCTTCCAGGCAGAGGGCCCCTCCACACGTCCCGCGAACCATTTCACGCCCCGCATTGTGCCCTTTCATCCTGAGGCCATGGTGCCGCTGGAGGAGTCACTCATCCTATGGAAACAGTGAATGGTCCCTCGTCGTCACGAATCGAGCGCGTGAGCCAGCGAGGTGGTGAATGAGATGGCGAGACCTGCGTTTTTTGATGAGCGGCTTGAACAGCCCCGTGGTCCACACAATGGGATCATGCCGGAGTAGAGAAAAAATCCGTCGAGACATGGGTGAACACGTGTTTGCAGGAAGGCCAAGGACCGTGCAACGAAGACAATGCCGGGAACGCAGTACCGCGCTAGCTGACCCTGTCAGCCGGTGCCACAGATCTGATATACGAGAGCACATCGAAGATTTGCTGGTCCGTCAGCTTGCCGCGAAATCCGTGCATGGGCGTATATAACGCACCGTTGGTAATCGTCACGAGCAGTTCCCAATCGGTCTTTGATCGCGAACTTTGCGATTGAAGATTGGCTGGACGTACGATCAAATCCCGGCTGTCAGGACCGTTCCCGTCCAGTTTGTCTCCATGGCAACGGAGGCAGTTCTTTTCATAGACGACATGTCCGTCCTTGGGATTTCCGCGGGGGGTCTGCCCGATGGCCCAGGAGCTTCCCAACACAACCAAACATACCGCACTGATCACGCTCAGGATGTTCATGCGTCATTTCTCCTTGGCTGGCGACGTGAGGCGGATATCCATCTGTTCTCAGCGGAGCACCAGGACAGGGGTATTGGCCCGATGGACGATTCCGTGCGACACACTGCCCATCAGGAAGCGATCGAGTCCCCGACGTCCATGGGAGCCGACCACGATGAGGTCGTGGGTCGTTGCTGCGTCGCAGACCATGGTGACGGGATCGCCCAGGCGCACCTCGGTTGACACCGTGAATTGCGGGCTCGCCAGCGCCTGGGCGATGTCGTTCACGACCTGCTCAGCCTGCCGCTTACTTTGCTCGGCCCAGTCTTTGAGTCCCACGACCACATGCGGATCGACCATGTAGGGAGAGGGAATGACCGAGAGGATGGTGACCGAGACAGGGTTCTTGAAGGGGTGCGCGGTCAGCCAGGTTTGCAGACGAACGGCATCCTCGCGGCCTTCCACCGCCAGCAGGATGCGGGTGACCGGGCGGGCCTTTCCTTTGACGATGAGAGTCGGCACCGTGGCATGGAGCAGGACGTGGTGCGAGACGCTGCCGGTAAATACTTCTGCCAGGCGGCTGCGGTCGTGCGTGCCCATGGCGATGAGGTCGGCCTTCACAGACGTTGCGCTGTCGAGAATGAAGGAGGCCGGGTGCTGGACTTCGCACAGGGTTTGAATGGAAGGCGTCTCAGCCGGCAGCAGGGTGCGGCAACGTTCAACGGCCTGTCGTCCGGCCTCCATCAAGGCATGACGGAATTCGTCGTACCCTTGCAGGTTGACGGCTTCGGCGACGAGGGGGTAGTGAAACATGCCGAGATCGACGCCATGAACGAGGACGACCTCGTCCGGGCGGTAGAGCAAGCCGATCTGCTCCACTGCCGCAAAGGCTTCGTCCGACCAATCGACACCAACCACAATTTTCATCATCTGGATGTCTCCCTGGTTCGTTCGTATTACGTCCGCGAGAACGATGGCGATCTGGCGCGTTCGCGATGCGCCGCTTCCAGCAGGGCTAAGACCTGCTCATCAGTCACCGGCTCGAAATCTGCGTAGAGGGCTCCGACGGACGAAAACGGCTCCGGTGTTGTGAGGATCACGCATTGGTCGACCAGTGGACATATGCGAGAACTTATATCGCTCGGCGCGACAGGCATGGCGACAATCACACGGCGGGGAGAGAGGGCGGCCATGGACGTGATTGTCGCGTAGAGCGTCCCTCCCGTTGCTATGCCGTCGTCGACGAGGATGACCGTCCGGTTGGCCAGAGCGGGGAGCGACCGTCCTTGGCGATAGAGCATCCGCTGCCGCTGAAGTTCCCCTTCTTCCCCCAGGACCAGTTCCTGAATGTCTTCGCCGGAGAGTCGACAGGCATCGGCTGCCTCCTGGTTTACATACAAGGCGCCCGTTTCGCTGACAGCCCCGACCGCACAGTCCGGGTTATTGACGGTGCGGAGCTTGCGCGTCAGAAAGACTTCCAGCGGCAAGTGCAAGGCCACGCTCAGTTCGTAGCCGACGACTACCCCGCCACGTGGAAGGGCGAGAACGACCGCGTTCGGATCGCCCCGGTATATCGCCAGCTCCTTGGCCAACAAGATACCCGCATGAGCCCGATCGCGAAATGTCATAACAGACCCTCCCGTGCAGGTGTTGGCCTTACGATGTAAGAGCCCGGTCGTTGCTGTGTCAAGCAGACTTGCCCGTCACGACTCAACCGATCGACTTCGAGAAAGACCTGATTCCATGTCAGTCCTCGGCAGTTGGAGACGATGTCTTCCAGGTTGCAGCCGGACGAGCGGGTCATGACGTCCAGAATGGCGGTCGTGGTCGCTGATGACATTGCCATGAGAGCCTCTACTGTCGGTGCATGACCTGTCATGCTAAGTGCATCAGCAATGCCAGGTGGCGATTGCCGACGCGACCATGGTAACCCCGCAATGGTACGGGAGTCTTGTTTGTGTTGAGAGATCTTGGATTGATCGCACTGGGGCATTACGGGGCAGAGCCGTGGCGTGACACTGTCGCCTCTTTCCGCATTGGGCGGCAGAGCGGGACTGGCGGGATGGCCGATGCGGACGGAGGTTCGAGGTTTTCTGAAATTCGAATTGCGCCTTTCCCGTGCAGGATACAACCGTGACAGGATGCTCAAACAGTTCGTCCAGCAAGGCCGCAGCCGATGAACGCACCGGAGGCGTAGCCTCTGGCTACGATGAGGATGCGTTCAAGGCGAGAACGACGCTGGCGAACTGTTTCAGCGTCCTGCCGCGCTTAACGGACTGCCAGCACCGGACATGCGGCCCGATGGACCAGGCTGTGCGACACGCTGCCGAGCAGGAAACGTGCGATCCCTCGACGGCTGTGCGACCCCACAATGAGGAGGTCGAATTCGGCCGCACGAGCGGCGATCGTCTGAGCCGGGTCGCCGCTCAATACCTGGACGGACACAGTGGAGGAGGGGCCCACCAGCGCGGCGGCCGTCGTCTTGACCAGATCTTCTGCAGAGTGATTCGCGATATCCGCCCAGCGTTCGAAGCGTGCCATGTTGGAGGGGTCGGCAAGCTGCAGTGACGGGACGACGGTGAGAATCGAGAATTCTATCGGATCGCGGAATGGATGTGCGGTTAACCAGTCGCGAATCATCTGTGCGTCCTCGCGGCCTTCGAGGGCGATGATGGCACGGCGGATTCTCTTCGGAGGGCCTTTCACAATCAGCGTCGTTCTTGTTCCGTGGGCCAAGACCCGATGGGAGACGCTGCCGAGCACCAACTCAGCCAGTTTCCCGCGCCCGCGAGCGCCCATCACCACCAGCTCGGCGTCGGCCTTGTCCGCCTGATCGAGCACGATACGGGCCGGCGATCCGATCTCGCGCACCTGCGTGACGGCGATCCCGTTCGATGGGATTAAGGCGGAGGTCCGTTGGAGTAATTCCTGGCCTGCATCCATCATCGCCTGTCGAAACTCCTCGTACCCCTGCAGTGCGGCGGCGCCGGCGACAGCTGGATATTCATAGACACCCAAGTCCACCCCATGCACCAGAGTGATGGTCGTTGGATGAAATAAGAGGAGAGTCTGTTGAACGGCTGAAAATGACTGGTCCGACCAGTCGATTCCAATGGCGATGCGCATAGCGCGGTCCTTTCCTGTCGACGCTTAGCAGGATGCTGAAAACGTCCGCCAGCGGCGTTCTCGCTTCACGAAGAGGCTCAACGTACCAACCAGTACGCCTCGCCTCTTCGCTCGCTGCGGCCTTGCTGGACGGCCTTTTTGAGCATCCTGTGGTTCTTCTAGCCACGGTGCTGCTCGGAACATTTTGGCTATTGTCCTTCTCATACACCGAGTTTTTCCGCAGCCTGTTAGAACAATGGATGGGGCGCGGTTCCGAACGGCAGCACTTTGGGTGTGTCGCCCACATTGCCCCGAATCCGCCAGCCGCCATGTTCAAAGGTCAGGTAATGCACTTCTTCATACCAGCTGTCGATCGGCACCCGGAGGCCGCTGATCTTCGAGAGGCCCGACAAGCTTCCCGTGCAGGTCACTTCGAGAATGGTGTTGGCGCCCGCGCCCACCTTGACGATCTTCGAAAAGAAATGCACTTCGCCGATATCGCGATATTCATCGAACAGGTTGGACCAGATCTTCCGCACGTCCACCTGTTTCAACCCATGATAGTTGTACTGGGTGGCGTAGAGCGCCATGACGCCGTCCAGATTGCCCACCGCGACGGCGGCTTCGGCCTGATGAAACACATCCAGGATCTGCTTGACGGTGGCCTCATCCACTTCGACGAGCGCGCCCTGTGGAATGGACGTCGCCGCCTGACCCGTCGTGCCGGCCGCCAGGCTGAGTGCCGCGACCACGGCAAGGAGCCATCGACGGGGACCGGCGGACTGTTTCAGTGGCCTGCTGGGGTTGGCGATCATATGGTTCTCCTCAACGGTTGTGTTTAGCGAGTCCATGTGACCCGTACGAATTGTTCTCCCTGGTCGTAATGGACGTTGAACTCCCCCTCATAGGCGTGATGCAGGGTCTCACCGATGCGTCGCGGAAGGTGCGTATCTGTGGTGGAGACCACCAGGGCCCCACCCTGCTGCTCGTATCCCATAACACGGGACAGGGGGTGCTGGGATTTTTCCTTGGCTTCGGTATTGTGGATCACTCCCATAATCTCGTCTTTGTGATCAACGAGAAAGGAACCACTCAGCGTCAGGAGCCCTTTGGGGTACTTGTCCCGAACCCTGAGACAGGCCGGACAGACGATCTCGTCGGCTTCCGCCGGCTTGGGGTTCCAGGTCCAGCGGCCTTTCTGGAACAGGGCGCCGCATTCGGTGCAGACCGTTGGCCCCTTGAGCTTGCCCTTTTGTTTATAGGTGTCGTGTTCGTGCTCTTGATACGTTTGGTCTCTGCGGGCTCCCAATCCTGACGGGATCTTGGCATGTGTAGACATATCGGTCTGTGCCTTCCTTGGTGAACAAGAGATCTTACGGAGTTGGCGACGAGAGCATGTGTGCGAGCATCGACTCCTCGGACAAATGTAAGTATTCAAGCACGTCGCGATCCTCGACTTGCGTGAAGTCTACGAAGAAATTTCCCACGGCGTCGAACGGGTCCGGTGTCATGAGTATCACCAGCTCGTCCACCTGTGAGCGAACCTCGTGGATCGTCGACGGGGGACCGACCGGAATCACGCCCACCAGGCGGCGCGGCTGCAGATGTCGAATCACGCACGCCGAAGCCATGAACGTCGAGCCTGTGGCGATGCCGTCATCGACCAAGAGTACCGTGCGCCCGGTGAGGAGCGGGAGCGACCGTCCCTGCCGGTACAGGTCCTTACGCCTGGCGATCTCCTGCTCCTGGACATGGATCAAACGCTCCAGCTCATGCCGGGGGATACCGAACGAGTTGATCGCCTCTTGATTCAGATAATGCGAACCCGTCTCGGCCACCGCCCCAATGGCATATTCGGGATTGCCCGGCGCACCGATTTTGCGAGTAATGAACACATCCAGCGGAAGGTGGAGGGCCAGGCTGAGCTGATAGCCCACTGCCACACCGCCGCGGGGAAGGGCCAGGATCAGCGCCGTCGGATCGTTGCGGTAGCCACTCAGTTTCTCGGCCAGCATCCGGCCGGCTTCTTCGCGATTATGGAACCTCACGCGTCTGTCTCCTGCCGGTCTCGTCATCTTCCACGGGCGTCGGTGGTGTGATGGATGCCCCTATGGGGGAACAGCATGAACTCTTGCAGGAACAGTCTTGCATCGTCGGTGCCACGGGATGGTGTGCCGGATGGTCGCGGGAGAAGTGCGGTAGTACGGGAGTTTACAGATGTCGAGTCGGAGGAGCGAATTGCATGATCCGGTCAGCTGAGGAGTTTCGGGCCAGTGACACGTCAGGGGACTGTTGCCAAATACCTCAATGGAAGGAGGGCTCTGTGCCCTAGGTATTCCGTTGAAGGTGTGGATCCGGCACGAGGCCCCCACATTCAACGCAGCGTACTTTCCCTGCCCTGTGCTCCTCCTCCGTCACATTGTCAGAGATCAGGCGGCTATGGGTACAGGCGCGAGAGGGGCTCATGGAGATGGGCTGAGGGGTTCGTTCTGATTTGTTGAGGCTCACGGGGTACCTCCTGGACGGCACGTAGGGCTCACGAGCAGATGCGGACTAGCGTATTGCTCCGGTACCCGCAATGCAAGACCCAAAATATGGCTCCCTGAGCGGTCTCTCCGCCGATACTGAGTGGAGGGACGTCGCCTACATGATTCATGAACAGGACGGCTGTCACTGCGGCCTTTCCTCACGCGGGCGTCCATAGTCGCGCGCTGGACATGTGTGGGAACCCAACGGTGTCCTGAGCCACTCTGTCAGGCAGACTGAATCTGACTGAGCACGTCCCGCTCCGCTTCGAGCCAATCCTCAAGCGCCGATCCGTCCCGGTATCCGCGCTCACAGTAGAGCGCATAGGCTCGTGCTGCGATCATGGCCGGGAGGTCATTGCAGGGCGACAGTGGCAGGACGAGAAATTTTTGCGCGGCAGGCTTGTTGGCGGTCTGCTGCTGCTGTTGGGGAGCCGGTGTCTTTTTGGCTTGTGTTGTCGAACGAATGTTGGCGGATTTCATGGCTTGTGCTCCTTGGATTAGACGGATGACGTATTCATGGACAACCCACCATTCGCGGCAACGAATGGGAAGGGCGCGAACGGCCGATCGAGACAGCTCAACGGGAACGAGGGGCGCCGGTCGATTCGCCGAAGTGTTTCGGCAATCCGTTCCGGCTTGCCCCAGTCGCTCCAGAGCACGCCGGTCAGTTCGATGACCGCCAGACGCTCCGGGACGCGCTGCAGCAGGTCGGAGGAGAAATTCTTCGCCGGCATGTCCCGGTAGATCGCTTCGAGGGCGCGCCCTTCTTCCGGCCCTCCGATGGCCTGGCTCAGCCGCTCAAAGAGCGGCATCATGTCCGGCAGGCATTGCCAGCCCAATGTCCAGAGCAAGTCCACGTTGGCGGCGAATACCAGCGTATTCCAGAGGGCGCCCGCCCTTAGGGCTGCATCGGCCTGCGCGGTGTCGGGCTTTTCCAGGAACGAGCCGACCATCTGCACCGGCTCGTCCGGTAGGCTGGTGAGGGCCGGGCCTGGCTGGATCCAGCCATAGTCCAGCTCCAGACGATCGGGGGCGACTCCCAACATCACCACCCGATCAGGCCGCGATTCCGCGATGCTGACCGCATGCCGGACCCGGTCGAGGAAGCGCGCTTCCGGATAAACGAAATGATCCGACGGGTAGAGCACGACCGTGGCCTGTGGGGCCTTGGCCCGGATATAGGTCAGGGGCAAGAAGACCCCGGCTGCCGTGTCGCGGTTGGCCGGCTGAAAGAGAATGGTGCTGCCACGTCTCCCTTCCAATTGTGCCAGCGCGTCGCGGCGGTGGCTGTGCGCGACCACCGTCACGATGCGCTCCGGCGGCGTCAGCTTGGCCGCCCGGTCCAACGTATGCTGGAACATGGAGCGTGTGCCGACGAAGGCACAGTATTGCTTCGGGGTGGGGCGGCCCAACCAGCGATGGATCAGCGAACTGACCCGCGTGCCCTCTCCTCCTGCCGGGATGATCGACCAGCGATGATCCGATGTGTGCGATGGACCCACGATTTCCAACCTCCTTGATTATCACCTACAAGGGTAGCGGTTCAGGAATACAGGTTGAAGGCGCATGAACTTCGGTCTTCACCCTTCAGTCTGTACCCCTGCGGAACCATTCACCGAGTCATGCCGATCCCTGCACTGGGCGGCCGTCCGGTCTGTTGAGGTCCCCTCGGCACTCCTACACGCGGGCCTGCCGGCCCTGGGCCCTTCCATCGATTGGCCAGGATGAAGGCATCCAGGCAGTCGCCGCAGTTCACGCAACGCCGGAGCGTGATCGGTGCGCCGGTGACGTCCCGTTCCAGAGCGGCCGTGAAGCTGGTGACCAGCAAGCCGCCGCACCGCAGACAGCATGCATTCCGTAGAGCCGGTTCCTGTGTTCGCAGATCCCGGTCTGTCGCCCGATGGGAGCCGACGCTGCTCGAAGAGGTAGCGCGCCGGCTCAAGGCCGCGCTCCGATCTCATGGAAGTACCGTCTCACCGCCTCCTGAACTTTCGTGAAACATTCAGGGCAGTAGGTATGGGTCTGGGCGATCTCGGACGGATCGATACCATGGGCCGCGCGATAGGTCCGCTGCGTAAGCCAGCAATCGAGGCCGGGAGGACATCGCCGATCGTCGCGAATGAGTCCGCAGAGACAACAGACGGGGAGCAGCGTCGGGGCGATGGCCCCGTCTCTCATCGGAACGGACGGGGATAGGCGCATGGTCTGATCGAATACCTGTTCAAGAGACATAGGCTACCTCCTTCATCCGCCTGCCAGAGTCCGTCACCTGGCGTTGTGCGGAGTCGAATGTCAGGATAGCTATACGAATTCGTCGCCGTGAGGGGAACTGGGGAACCCACCAGTTCTACTCGAATAGGTTACTAGCGTGACATCCGAAGGGGAGGAGGTTGTGAAGGCGTCTGTCGGAGATTCAGGTCGCACGTGGTTCCTGGATTACCGTGTTTCTCGCGCCTCAACGGGTCGATTCGGTGCGAGTGAGACGAGATAGCCTGAGGAGCCCGGACGCTGGAGGGTGACGATGCCGTCTCTGGTGAGCCGGTCCACCGCGGCAAAGAGCTGGTTCCATGAGAAGGAGGGGAGCCGCTCGCTGAGTTCTTCGAGCGTGCAGATCCCGACCTGAGCGAGCACCTGGCGGATAGCCGATTCAAGTGTATCTGTCCGAAGCATAGGACCCTCCTCCACTAGACGTGACGCTCCCGCATCTCTTGTACGGGATGTGTCTGCCTAGGGAAACTAGGGACCCCCCTAGTCCTGGGAGAAGACATTACTAGCGCTTGTCTGGCCGCATTCGCGCGACTTGTAGGAACGAGAGAAAGGGCCTAGACTCTGCCATCAGATCGGCCCATCCAGTTGCTGCGGATGCTGATTTCGATTCCGATGTTGCGGTCTCTGTCCTCTGGAGGAGTCGATCCTATGGCGGCATCGAAGAAGACCTCTCGAACCAAATCCTCGGCCAAGCGCGGCGTCATGCGCAAGGCCGCCAAGCGGCAACCGGTCAAGGGCAGCCGCCCTGCGGCTGAGACCGCTCCATCGATAGCCCTGCCCACAGAACCGCCCGATTTTCTCATCGTCGGAATCGGCGCCTCAGCCGGAGGTTTGGAAGCCCTGGAATTGTTCTTCCGCCACATGCCTCCCGGCAGCGGGATGGCCTTTGTCGTGGTGTCGCACCAGCATGCGGGCCATGTCAGTCTTCTGCC contains these protein-coding regions:
- a CDS encoding phosphoribosyltransferase, with amino-acid sequence MRFHNREEAGRMLAEKLSGYRNDPTALILALPRGGVAVGYQLSLALHLPLDVFITRKIGAPGNPEYAIGAVAETGSHYLNQEAINSFGIPRHELERLIHVQEQEIARRKDLYRQGRSLPLLTGRTVLLVDDGIATGSTFMASACVIRHLQPRRLVGVIPVGPPSTIHEVRSQVDELVILMTPDPFDAVGNFFVDFTQVEDRDVLEYLHLSEESMLAHMLSSPTP
- a CDS encoding DUF2934 domain-containing protein is translated as MKSANIRSTTQAKKTPAPQQQQQTANKPAAQKFLVLPLSPCNDLPAMIAARAYALYCERGYRDGSALEDWLEAERDVLSQIQSA
- a CDS encoding sugar phosphate nucleotidyltransferase; this encodes MGPSHTSDHRWSIIPAGGEGTRVSSLIHRWLGRPTPKQYCAFVGTRSMFQHTLDRAAKLTPPERIVTVVAHSHRRDALAQLEGRRGSTILFQPANRDTAAGVFLPLTYIRAKAPQATVVLYPSDHFVYPEARFLDRVRHAVSIAESRPDRVVMLGVAPDRLELDYGWIQPGPALTSLPDEPVQMVGSFLEKPDTAQADAALRAGALWNTLVFAANVDLLWTLGWQCLPDMMPLFERLSQAIGGPEEGRALEAIYRDMPAKNFSSDLLQRVPERLAVIELTGVLWSDWGKPERIAETLRRIDRRPSFPLSCLDRPFAPFPFVAANGGLSMNTSSV